A region of Thermovibrio ammonificans HB-1 DNA encodes the following proteins:
- a CDS encoding UDP-N-acetylmuramoyl-L-alanyl-D-glutamate--2,6-diaminopimelate ligase yields the protein MKLPHLLKGVPLLCGGAPDVEVKGITADSREVKPGFLFFAVRGTKVNGNTFAEEALKKGASAVVTDSRKWFEKLSAAGKPVLLVENSRKALATAAANLYGNPQKELKILGVTGTNGKTTTTFLLFKALNRLGVKAGIIGTVSWGSEEELHPSSRTTPSAVELFKMLKELKNRGCEFVVCEVSSHGLHQHRVHGIEFEGAIFTNLTPEHLDYHGNLEEYFLAKAKLFRLSKLSVVNRDDPYGTTLSALRAVNGGKTVTYGKKSRNYTIEAIDPEGSVLIGTPKGAVKVKHNLKGEFNGYNVTAAFSLLSELGFEPLNLKEAFKNVKVPGRMEEVVPGVFVDYAHTPDALQKALNALKKACSGRLIVVFGCGGDRDRTKRPVMGKIAATLADSVIVTSDNPRSEPPEQIAKEVVAGIPEELRGKVTVELDRKRAIELALRGKGQADYLLIAGKGHENYQEVAGKKLPFSDQETVRELYGRKNAGGNS from the coding sequence ATAAAACTCCCTCACCTCCTTAAGGGGGTTCCCCTGCTGTGCGGGGGGGCTCCCGACGTCGAAGTTAAGGGGATAACCGCAGACTCAAGGGAAGTAAAGCCCGGTTTTCTCTTCTTCGCAGTTCGGGGGACCAAAGTCAACGGCAACACCTTTGCAGAGGAAGCCCTGAAAAAAGGGGCCTCGGCCGTTGTAACCGACTCCCGGAAGTGGTTCGAGAAGCTCTCGGCCGCCGGGAAACCGGTCCTGCTCGTTGAGAACTCAAGGAAGGCACTTGCAACCGCCGCTGCGAACCTTTACGGCAACCCACAGAAAGAGCTGAAAATCCTGGGAGTAACAGGAACCAACGGCAAAACAACAACCACATTTCTGCTCTTTAAGGCTCTAAACAGGCTCGGCGTAAAAGCGGGGATAATAGGAACCGTTTCGTGGGGGAGCGAAGAAGAGCTCCACCCCAGCAGCAGAACCACCCCTTCCGCCGTTGAGCTCTTCAAAATGCTGAAAGAGCTAAAAAACAGGGGTTGCGAGTTTGTGGTCTGCGAAGTCTCTTCCCACGGGCTCCACCAACACAGGGTCCACGGCATAGAGTTTGAAGGGGCCATATTTACAAACCTCACCCCGGAGCACTTAGACTACCACGGGAACCTCGAAGAGTACTTCCTGGCAAAGGCCAAGCTCTTCAGGCTCAGCAAACTCTCGGTGGTAAACCGCGACGACCCCTACGGAACAACCCTTTCGGCCCTCAGGGCGGTAAACGGCGGGAAAACCGTAACCTACGGCAAAAAGAGCAGAAACTACACAATAGAGGCAATAGACCCCGAAGGAAGCGTTCTAATCGGAACCCCAAAAGGAGCAGTAAAGGTAAAGCACAACCTTAAAGGAGAGTTTAACGGCTACAACGTTACAGCTGCATTCTCCCTGCTCTCAGAGCTGGGGTTCGAGCCGTTAAACCTAAAAGAGGCGTTTAAAAACGTTAAAGTTCCGGGGAGAATGGAAGAAGTTGTTCCCGGCGTGTTTGTAGACTACGCCCACACCCCCGATGCCCTCCAAAAAGCCTTAAACGCTCTGAAAAAGGCCTGCTCCGGCAGGCTCATTGTCGTTTTCGGCTGCGGCGGAGACAGAGACAGAACGAAAAGGCCGGTAATGGGAAAAATAGCTGCAACCCTTGCCGATTCGGTGATAGTCACAAGCGACAACCCAAGAAGCGAGCCGCCGGAGCAGATAGCCAAAGAGGTGGTTGCCGGAATCCCCGAAGAGCTGAGAGGAAAGGTAACCGTAGAGCTGGACAGGAAAAGGGCTATAGAGCTCGCCCTAAGGGGTAAAGGGCAAGCAGACTACCTGCTGATTGCCGGTAAGGGGCACGAAAACTACCAAGAAGTGGCCGGCAAAAAGCTACCTTTTAGCGACCAAGAGACGGTGAGGGAGCTCTATGGACGCAAAAACGCTGGCGGAAATAGTTAA
- a CDS encoding TetR/AcrR family transcriptional regulator — MKARDRILEIAYQLFSEKGYRGATTREIAERAGFSEVTLFRIFGSKERLFREVLERYSSVLDIESLVEGGKPPSRELLTRVALSLYGSLRNNERLIRILLSEAPSHSTTDSVTCVYRDFVNRLDSLIARVLSVPPSSPLPRIFHGSLFSLFLSEELFGGKRLSDGELRAFVEELVSLFVGGER, encoded by the coding sequence TTGAAGGCTCGCGACAGGATACTGGAGATTGCGTATCAGCTCTTCTCCGAGAAGGGGTACAGGGGGGCCACAACCAGGGAGATTGCCGAGAGGGCCGGTTTCTCCGAGGTGACCCTTTTCAGGATTTTCGGCAGTAAGGAGAGGCTCTTCAGGGAGGTCCTTGAACGTTACTCTTCCGTTCTGGATATTGAGTCCCTTGTTGAGGGTGGGAAGCCTCCTTCCAGAGAGCTTCTCACCCGCGTAGCCCTCTCCCTCTACGGCTCTCTCAGAAATAACGAGAGGCTCATACGGATACTCCTCTCGGAGGCCCCCAGCCACTCTACCACCGACTCTGTTACCTGCGTTTACAGGGATTTTGTGAACCGGCTCGACTCTCTGATAGCCCGGGTTCTCTCGGTTCCGCCCTCTTCTCCTCTTCCACGGATTTTTCACGGTTCACTGTTCAGTCTCTTCCTTTCTGAGGAGCTCTTCGGAGGAAAGAGGCTCTCCGATGGAGAGCTTCGGGCCTTTGTAGAGGAGCTCGTTTCCCTTTTCGTCGGAGGTGAGCGTTGA
- a CDS encoding TetR/AcrR family transcriptional regulator, producing MRERIVEAAEKVFSEKGFYEAKVYQIADLAEVSVGTIYRFFKSKEELYAAVLKKKLTELERRVEKRTKHKSPEEAIKAYIETVVDFFDEERSFFEIFMREVGSLSIIDEERFELSEWYKGYVKKLARIVSRGERRGVFKELDPVGVILAISGAVKNLLYCSMKGFVNLSSDEIKKLLVELFFKGLLTSSFSEGKALVTSK from the coding sequence ATGAGAGAGAGGATTGTAGAGGCTGCGGAGAAGGTTTTCTCCGAGAAGGGGTTTTACGAGGCAAAAGTCTATCAGATTGCCGACCTTGCAGAGGTTTCGGTGGGAACCATCTACCGTTTCTTCAAGAGTAAGGAGGAGCTCTACGCAGCAGTTCTGAAGAAGAAGCTTACGGAGCTTGAGAGGCGGGTGGAGAAGAGAACTAAGCACAAGTCTCCGGAAGAGGCCATTAAGGCCTACATAGAGACCGTTGTCGATTTCTTCGACGAGGAGCGCTCCTTCTTCGAGATATTCATGAGGGAGGTCGGAAGCCTTTCCATAATAGACGAGGAGCGTTTCGAGCTTTCCGAGTGGTACAAGGGCTACGTTAAAAAGCTTGCAAGAATAGTCTCCAGGGGTGAGAGAAGGGGGGTTTTCAAGGAGCTCGACCCTGTTGGTGTTATCCTTGCAATCTCGGGGGCCGTAAAGAACCTCCTCTACTGCTCTATGAAGGGGTTTGTGAACCTCTCCTCCGATGAGATTAAGAAGCTCCTGGTTGAGCTCTTCTTTAAGGGGCTGCTCACCTCCTCTTTCTCGGAGGGCAAGGCTCTCGTAACTTCCAAGTAA
- a CDS encoding UDP-N-acetylmuramoyl-tripeptide--D-alanyl-D-alanine ligase — translation MDAKTLAEIVKGELVGSGRFGGVHFDSREIAKGELFIPVKGRRDGHLFINDAFSRGAAGTLTERRVELPPGKFQVVVRDTLEAFERLARWKREKFKGTVIGVTGSVGKTTTKELLGKLLGRNCYTSKKSFNNLLGVCYTLSNLPESARFLVQELGTNSPGEIARLTKTVKPHVAVVTTVGKAHTQGFKTLEAIKKEKLSITEGAEVAVVPVELKEMCRADKCLTVGRGGTVEVKNWGIKGGRTLFTLKAGKEELQLESSIPGYSIVNAAAVAAAVALELGIPLRELVKVVREFSPPKHRCSVERLPNGTLIDDCYNANPVSMENAVRVLASFNGPKVAVLGEMLELGEEGPKEHRKLGELLNALGIEELIAFGAQTEETVKTFKGKGFHFTNREEFIKFISEFPFRGKTVLVKGSRGNRLEEAVELIRERLK, via the coding sequence ATGGACGCAAAAACGCTGGCGGAAATAGTTAAAGGGGAGCTTGTAGGGAGCGGCAGGTTCGGCGGCGTCCACTTCGACTCAAGGGAGATAGCAAAGGGGGAGCTCTTTATCCCCGTTAAGGGGAGGAGAGACGGCCACCTCTTCATAAACGACGCCTTCAGCAGAGGAGCCGCCGGAACCCTCACAGAGAGGAGAGTAGAGCTTCCGCCCGGCAAGTTCCAAGTTGTAGTAAGAGATACCTTAGAGGCCTTCGAGAGGCTGGCAAGGTGGAAGAGGGAAAAGTTTAAAGGAACGGTCATAGGCGTAACGGGGAGCGTAGGGAAAACAACAACGAAAGAGCTGCTGGGGAAGCTGCTGGGAAGAAACTGCTACACCAGTAAAAAGAGCTTCAACAACCTCCTTGGAGTGTGCTACACCCTCTCCAACCTGCCAGAAAGCGCCCGCTTTTTGGTTCAGGAGCTGGGAACGAACTCCCCCGGAGAAATTGCCCGGCTCACCAAAACCGTAAAGCCCCACGTTGCAGTGGTTACAACGGTCGGTAAGGCCCACACCCAAGGGTTTAAAACGTTAGAGGCAATAAAAAAGGAGAAGCTATCTATTACCGAAGGTGCCGAAGTTGCCGTGGTGCCGGTAGAGCTCAAGGAAATGTGCCGCGCAGATAAGTGCCTTACGGTAGGGAGAGGCGGAACAGTTGAGGTTAAAAACTGGGGAATAAAAGGGGGCAGAACCCTGTTCACGCTGAAAGCGGGGAAGGAAGAGCTCCAGCTCGAAAGCTCCATTCCCGGCTACTCAATCGTAAATGCCGCGGCAGTTGCCGCCGCCGTGGCTTTGGAGCTGGGGATTCCACTTAGAGAGCTGGTTAAAGTTGTGAGAGAGTTTTCCCCTCCGAAGCACAGGTGCTCCGTAGAGAGGCTGCCGAATGGCACGCTGATAGACGACTGCTACAACGCAAACCCGGTCTCCATGGAGAACGCCGTCAGAGTTCTGGCGTCGTTCAACGGACCGAAGGTGGCCGTTCTCGGGGAGATGCTGGAGCTCGGGGAAGAAGGGCCGAAAGAGCACAGAAAGCTGGGAGAGCTGCTCAACGCCCTCGGCATAGAAGAGCTGATAGCCTTCGGGGCCCAAACAGAGGAAACGGTAAAGACTTTTAAAGGTAAAGGTTTCCACTTTACAAACAGAGAAGAGTTTATTAAGTTTATTTCCGAATTCCCCTTCAGAGGGAAAACCGTGTTGGTCAAAGGCTCCAGGGGCAACCGCCTCGAGGAGGCGGTTGAGCTGATAAGAGAGAGGCTGAAGTGA
- a CDS encoding D-alanine--D-alanine ligase family protein, with translation MKVALIYGGPSPEAEISRKSAESVERALKKLGHRVLKLELTKELPLKLAAESPDVAFLALHGSPGEDGTVQGLLEIMGIPYTGCGVTTSAVAIDKDLTKRLLKSHGIRVPAGITVFRGQEIPEPAELPCIVKPARVGSSVGLSLVKSQEEFERAVNEALTVDAKALIEEFIEGREITVGVLNGRPLPPVEILTPGELYDYEAKYSDSRTEYVVPAELGRKTQERLCRLAEKAYKVLECRGAVRVDFRLDKYNSPVLLEINTIPGLTERSLLPKAAKAAGMEFEELIAEMLPK, from the coding sequence GTGAAAGTTGCGCTCATATACGGAGGACCTTCACCGGAAGCGGAAATCTCCAGGAAAAGCGCCGAAAGCGTAGAGAGGGCCCTGAAGAAGCTCGGCCACCGAGTTTTAAAGCTCGAGCTGACAAAGGAGCTTCCCCTAAAACTGGCCGCAGAGTCCCCCGACGTAGCATTCCTTGCCCTCCACGGCTCGCCGGGTGAAGACGGAACAGTTCAGGGCCTCTTAGAGATTATGGGCATTCCCTACACAGGCTGCGGAGTAACAACCAGCGCAGTGGCAATAGATAAAGACCTTACAAAAAGGCTTCTGAAGAGCCACGGAATAAGAGTGCCCGCAGGCATTACGGTTTTCAGGGGCCAAGAAATACCCGAACCGGCCGAGCTACCCTGTATAGTAAAGCCGGCAAGGGTGGGCTCAAGCGTAGGCCTCTCGCTTGTAAAGAGCCAAGAGGAGTTCGAAAGGGCGGTTAACGAGGCCCTAACAGTTGACGCAAAAGCACTAATAGAGGAGTTTATAGAGGGAAGGGAGATAACGGTTGGGGTTTTAAACGGTAGACCGCTTCCGCCGGTTGAAATCCTCACCCCGGGAGAGCTCTACGACTACGAGGCCAAATACTCAGACTCCCGCACCGAGTACGTAGTTCCGGCAGAGCTCGGCAGGAAAACACAGGAGCGGCTGTGCAGGCTGGCCGAAAAGGCCTATAAGGTGCTCGAATGCCGGGGTGCCGTGAGGGTCGATTTCAGGCTCGACAAGTACAACTCACCGGTTCTGCTCGAGATTAACACCATACCGGGGCTCACAGAGAGGAGCCTGCTGCCGAAGGCGGCAAAAGCCGCAGGGATGGAGTTTGAGGAGCTGATAGCGGAGATGCTTCCCAAATGA
- a CDS encoding HlyD family efflux transporter periplasmic adaptor subunit translates to MRRLFTLLGLVAVLTVTAWFGYFLYLHYRFVVTDNAFQSANFTAVSTEDVSGKIVKLYVKEFQRVSKGQPLFKVDDSSYRERLRQVEAQLKAVDAQIEAAKLRLSRLQVQLPASVGEAEAALSGAKASVSALGRQLSEAEANYRATLAQAQAAVPAARSALEAAKVDLERWRRRLERYRALYERRVISLQQFEDVKAAYYKALSAYRAAESRLVQADSSLKKAEALKEQVKALEARLKAVRAKVVAYGQRLKASEASLKQIEETRALLKELLARRKALVAQEAQVKLLLSHTLVRSPVSGFVAKRWKEVGDFTSPGLPVFSVYDPSSFYVLAWIDEDKVRFIRNGTEGRVELETCGRSFKARVVAVGRSAGSVFALIPRDTSQGEYTRVVQRVPVKIKVFNVPLECVKPGTNVTVYLRKR, encoded by the coding sequence TTGAGGCGACTTTTCACCCTTTTGGGGCTCGTTGCCGTTCTTACCGTGACTGCCTGGTTCGGTTACTTCCTCTACCTCCACTACAGGTTTGTTGTTACCGATAACGCTTTTCAGTCTGCCAACTTTACGGCCGTATCTACCGAAGATGTTTCGGGAAAAATAGTGAAGCTCTACGTTAAGGAGTTTCAGAGGGTATCTAAGGGGCAACCCCTTTTTAAGGTTGACGACTCTTCCTACAGGGAGAGGCTCCGCCAGGTTGAGGCCCAGCTGAAGGCCGTTGATGCCCAGATAGAGGCGGCGAAGCTCAGGCTATCCCGCCTTCAGGTTCAGCTTCCCGCCTCCGTCGGCGAGGCCGAAGCGGCTCTTTCGGGGGCTAAAGCCTCTGTTTCTGCCCTTGGGAGGCAGCTTTCTGAGGCAGAGGCCAACTACAGGGCAACCCTTGCCCAGGCACAAGCTGCGGTTCCCGCAGCCCGCTCGGCCCTTGAAGCTGCAAAGGTGGACTTGGAGAGGTGGAGGCGCCGGCTGGAGCGCTACAGGGCCCTCTACGAAAGGCGGGTCATATCGCTTCAGCAGTTTGAAGACGTTAAAGCCGCTTACTACAAGGCCCTTTCCGCTTACAGGGCTGCAGAGTCGAGGCTCGTTCAAGCCGACTCTTCCCTTAAAAAGGCGGAGGCCCTAAAAGAGCAGGTTAAAGCCCTTGAAGCCCGTTTGAAGGCGGTCCGGGCAAAGGTTGTAGCCTATGGGCAGAGGCTCAAAGCCTCTGAAGCCTCTTTGAAGCAGATAGAGGAGACCCGTGCCCTGCTGAAGGAGCTCCTTGCCCGCAGAAAGGCTCTTGTTGCCCAGGAGGCCCAGGTTAAGCTGCTCCTTTCCCACACCCTCGTTAGGTCTCCGGTGAGCGGTTTTGTGGCAAAGCGCTGGAAGGAGGTGGGAGACTTTACCTCTCCGGGGCTTCCCGTTTTCTCCGTTTACGACCCCTCTTCCTTTTACGTTCTTGCCTGGATAGATGAGGATAAGGTTCGCTTTATCCGCAATGGGACCGAAGGAAGGGTTGAGCTTGAGACCTGCGGAAGGAGCTTCAAAGCCCGCGTTGTTGCGGTAGGTAGGTCTGCAGGCTCCGTTTTTGCCCTGATACCCCGGGATACCTCCCAAGGGGAGTACACAAGGGTTGTTCAGAGGGTTCCCGTAAAGATAAAGGTGTTTAACGTTCCCCTTGAGTGTGTAAAGCCCGGAACCAACGTTACCGTTTACCTGAGGAAGCGATGA
- a CDS encoding DHA2 family efflux MFS transporter permease subunit — protein sequence MKRVFFLGGLIVAGMFMTLLDTTIVDIALPHMMSAFEVEPDDIQWVITSYMVASAVSMPVVGWLGGRIGHRNTYLLGIALFTAMSALCGLAPNLDFMIFARTLQGVGEGLAVPMTMTLLFELFPPEKRGVAMGLFALGATFGPSLGPTLGGYITEHLSWRWIFYVNLLPGVLVVYLLTLFMEDDRHLHRSDKPLDIPGLLLLAASLTSLIVALSKGNSWGWDSMKVVSLLYFFFISLVLFVFYELRTENPLVELRIFKFPFFRYPVISLTLFGMGVYASYFLLPLYLEKLRGFPTITAGEILFWPSMATGLVSMVVGFLIDRKLLSKRTSIVIGVLIFTFGTYLQTALDLDMSKSEVVLYLLPWGAGMGFFFPALSQVSLGSLKGELLRQASGLQNLLRLVGGSVGTAVSTYILVSSQPKHFVHLTQEVSPQAPQVVYFLNRWKEHFLYDCSSVPQIASEQAKGVLAKLFSLHAFWHSFGDAFFFALVCGVLTLIPALFVEESGESGVDSLNFKPSDG from the coding sequence ATGAAGAGGGTCTTCTTCCTCGGTGGCTTAATAGTTGCCGGTATGTTTATGACCCTTCTGGACACCACCATAGTGGACATTGCCCTCCCCCATATGATGAGCGCCTTCGAGGTAGAGCCCGACGATATCCAGTGGGTTATAACCTCTTACATGGTCGCCTCGGCCGTTTCGATGCCGGTTGTAGGTTGGCTCGGGGGCAGAATCGGCCACAGGAACACCTACCTTTTGGGGATAGCCCTCTTTACGGCTATGAGTGCCCTGTGCGGCCTTGCCCCGAACCTCGATTTTATGATTTTCGCAAGGACCCTCCAAGGGGTGGGTGAGGGCCTTGCGGTTCCCATGACGATGACGCTTCTTTTTGAGCTCTTCCCTCCCGAGAAACGGGGGGTGGCAATGGGGCTCTTTGCCCTGGGAGCAACTTTCGGGCCGTCGCTGGGTCCCACCCTCGGGGGCTACATAACCGAACACCTGAGCTGGCGCTGGATATTCTACGTTAACCTCCTTCCCGGGGTTCTTGTTGTTTACCTGCTCACCCTGTTTATGGAGGACGACCGCCACCTCCACAGAAGCGATAAACCCCTTGATATTCCGGGTCTGCTGCTCCTTGCCGCCTCCCTGACCTCCCTCATTGTTGCCCTCTCCAAGGGCAACAGCTGGGGTTGGGACTCGATGAAGGTTGTATCCCTCCTTTACTTCTTCTTCATTTCCCTTGTGCTCTTTGTGTTCTACGAGCTGAGAACCGAAAACCCCCTTGTAGAGCTGAGGATTTTCAAGTTTCCCTTCTTCCGCTACCCGGTTATCTCCCTAACCCTCTTCGGTATGGGGGTTTACGCCTCCTACTTTCTACTGCCCCTTTACCTTGAGAAGCTCCGGGGCTTTCCGACCATAACAGCGGGGGAGATTCTCTTCTGGCCCTCTATGGCCACCGGCCTTGTGAGTATGGTTGTGGGATTCCTTATAGACAGGAAGCTCCTGAGTAAACGGACCTCAATAGTAATCGGCGTCCTCATTTTCACCTTCGGAACTTACCTGCAGACCGCCCTCGACCTCGACATGAGTAAATCGGAGGTTGTTCTCTACCTGCTTCCCTGGGGAGCCGGGATGGGCTTCTTCTTCCCCGCCCTCTCTCAGGTCTCCTTGGGCTCTTTGAAAGGAGAGCTTCTCCGCCAGGCCTCCGGCCTTCAGAACCTTTTAAGGCTGGTCGGGGGCAGTGTGGGGACTGCGGTCTCCACCTACATTTTGGTCTCCTCCCAGCCGAAGCACTTCGTTCACCTTACCCAGGAGGTTTCCCCCCAAGCACCGCAGGTTGTTTACTTCCTGAACAGGTGGAAGGAGCACTTCCTTTACGACTGCTCCTCGGTTCCCCAGATTGCCTCGGAGCAGGCCAAGGGGGTGCTTGCGAAGCTCTTTTCCCTGCACGCCTTCTGGCACTCCTTCGGAGATGCCTTCTTCTTCGCCCTCGTTTGCGGGGTTTTAACTTTAATACCAGCCCTCTTCGTGGAGGAAAGCGGTGAGAGCGGTGTTGATAGCCTTAATTTTAAGCCTTCTGACGGTTAG
- a CDS encoding TolC family protein, with amino-acid sequence MRAVLIALILSLLTVSSRAGELDRLIYLAFSSNKEVQKAKTELKISSVEFKEAVTGYFPKVELSYSRNYLNSVPTYTFSLPGLPPSGFSLFNKSFYQFKVEAVQPLFTGGRVSNSVKLRSFQERASYYTLLEVLNRVAYRVKRSYYNYLKARAMLNVAEATLRAAKAHYAVVKAFYDEGIVARRDLLEAQVKLEEAKQQVVKAKGLVEVAREQLRTVVGAGKLPPLSGCLRATPVSLPPLEELIQRAYRQRPLLKALKAAEGAARSGERLAVSSFMPELLLGISYQRTSQYPGLSPFSSTAVAVTFRFPLFEGGRRFLELEKARLQIDKARLSLERAKEEVRLQVVSAYTEFNSARKQLDVAKKMVEEARELLRDSRERYREHVGTSTEVVDAIAYLQRARSSLVSALADYETALAALRWAVGAGGGER; translated from the coding sequence GTGAGAGCGGTGTTGATAGCCTTAATTTTAAGCCTTCTGACGGTTAGCTCCCGGGCCGGAGAGCTCGACAGGCTCATCTACTTGGCCTTCTCCTCTAACAAGGAGGTTCAGAAGGCCAAAACCGAGCTGAAGATATCCTCGGTTGAGTTTAAAGAGGCGGTAACGGGGTACTTCCCGAAGGTGGAGCTCTCCTACTCCAGGAACTACTTGAACTCTGTTCCCACTTACACCTTCTCCCTTCCGGGCTTGCCGCCTTCCGGCTTTTCCCTCTTCAACAAGAGTTTCTACCAGTTTAAGGTTGAGGCCGTTCAGCCCCTTTTTACAGGAGGTAGAGTTTCAAACTCGGTGAAGCTCAGGAGTTTTCAGGAGAGGGCCTCCTACTACACCCTCCTTGAGGTTTTAAACAGGGTTGCCTATCGGGTAAAGAGGAGTTACTACAACTACCTGAAGGCAAGGGCCATGCTCAACGTTGCAGAGGCAACCCTTCGGGCCGCTAAGGCTCACTACGCAGTTGTGAAGGCCTTCTACGATGAAGGTATAGTGGCAAGGAGAGACCTCCTTGAAGCTCAGGTAAAGCTGGAGGAGGCTAAACAGCAGGTTGTGAAGGCGAAGGGCCTTGTTGAAGTGGCCAGGGAGCAGCTCAGAACCGTTGTCGGTGCCGGTAAGCTGCCTCCCCTTTCCGGCTGTTTAAGGGCGACCCCTGTGAGCTTGCCTCCCCTTGAGGAGCTTATACAGAGGGCCTACAGGCAGCGCCCCCTCCTTAAGGCCCTTAAGGCCGCCGAAGGTGCGGCCCGCTCGGGGGAGCGGCTTGCCGTCTCCTCTTTCATGCCTGAGCTCCTCTTGGGAATCTCCTACCAAAGGACATCTCAGTACCCGGGGCTTTCCCCCTTTAGCTCAACTGCGGTTGCCGTAACTTTCCGGTTCCCCCTCTTTGAGGGAGGTAGGCGTTTCCTGGAGCTTGAAAAGGCCAGACTCCAAATCGATAAGGCCCGCCTCTCCCTTGAAAGGGCAAAAGAGGAGGTGAGGCTTCAGGTGGTTTCGGCCTACACCGAGTTTAACAGCGCGAGGAAGCAGCTCGACGTTGCTAAGAAGATGGTTGAGGAGGCCAGGGAGCTTCTCCGCGACTCCAGGGAGCGCTACAGGGAACACGTTGGCACCTCTACCGAGGTGGTTGACGCCATAGCTTACCTACAGAGGGCCAGGAGTTCGCTTGTTTCGGCCCTTGCCGACTACGAAACGGCCCTTGCGGCCCTCAGGTGGGCCGTTGGTGCCGGAGGAGGTGAGCGGTGA
- the moaA gene encoding GTP 3',8-cyclase MoaA, translating into MAKVNYLRVSVTDRCNFRCRYCMPEGVREFIPHKELLTYEEITEIVKTFAQFGVNSVRLTGGEPLIRQGVENLVSLLSEVPGITEITATTNGFLLKEKAGELKKRGLKRVNVSLDTLDPKKFAFITGTTEKALRQVIEGIREAKRVGLTPVKINTVVIRGFNDTEVLDLVAFAAEEGVEIRFIEVMPVGGPFFSKERFVPLQEVKEKVERAFGSLRPVKVKKQGPAKSFKPENLNVSVGFIPSVSEHFCDNCNRLRLTSDGKLRLCLMSEREIDLKSIIRSEGYRPHHLKLAVAQALLAKSAVNGVEALESLGCSRKMFTIGG; encoded by the coding sequence ATGGCAAAAGTAAACTACCTAAGGGTATCGGTAACAGACAGGTGCAACTTCCGGTGCCGCTACTGCATGCCTGAAGGGGTAAGGGAGTTCATTCCCCACAAAGAGCTCCTCACCTACGAGGAGATTACCGAGATAGTAAAAACCTTCGCCCAGTTCGGCGTTAACTCGGTAAGACTAACGGGGGGCGAGCCCCTCATCAGGCAGGGAGTTGAAAACCTCGTATCGCTGCTGTCGGAAGTTCCGGGGATAACCGAAATAACGGCAACAACCAACGGATTCCTCCTGAAGGAGAAAGCCGGGGAGCTCAAAAAGAGGGGACTGAAAAGGGTAAACGTGAGCCTCGATACACTGGACCCTAAGAAGTTCGCCTTTATAACCGGCACAACGGAAAAAGCCCTCCGGCAGGTAATAGAGGGTATAAGGGAAGCCAAAAGGGTAGGTCTCACACCCGTAAAGATAAACACCGTAGTTATAAGAGGCTTTAACGATACCGAAGTTTTAGACCTTGTAGCGTTTGCAGCAGAGGAAGGAGTAGAAATAAGGTTCATAGAGGTAATGCCCGTAGGGGGCCCCTTCTTCTCAAAGGAGCGGTTCGTTCCCCTTCAAGAGGTTAAAGAGAAGGTGGAGAGGGCCTTCGGCTCTCTAAGGCCCGTTAAAGTAAAGAAACAGGGGCCGGCCAAAAGCTTTAAACCCGAAAATTTAAACGTTTCCGTGGGCTTTATCCCCTCCGTCAGCGAGCACTTCTGCGACAACTGCAACAGGCTCCGCCTCACCTCCGACGGAAAGCTGAGGCTCTGCCTGATGTCTGAAAGGGAAATCGACCTTAAAAGTATAATTCGGTCTGAAGGCTACAGGCCCCACCACCTCAAGTTGGCGGTGGCGCAGGCACTACTTGCAAAGTCGGCCGTAAACGGCGTAGAGGCGCTGGAGAGCCTCGGCTGCTCAAGGAAGATGTTCACAATCGGAGGTTAA